Below is a window of Cytophaga hutchinsonii ATCC 33406 DNA.
AACCAACCATATTGATTCTATCGGCTATATTATTCGGGCTGCCGCATTATTTTGGTTTTCCAAGTGGGTTTATTGGCATTTTAATGTCAGCAGTATTAGGTTATATCTTATGCAAGGCGACAATAGAAACCAAAGGACTTTCAATTGCATGGACAATACATTTTATACAGGACATCATCATTTTTACAGCGTTGATGATGATGCATGTTAAGCAAAATACATTGTTATAAGACAAAGAGTAACTTACAGCTGTTTGGCGAATCACTTTTCCAATGATGCTGACACCACACAACGTATACCGCAACGAACTAAAATAAAAAGAATCGTATATTTTTCGCTTTAATCATTTTTGTTTTTTATCAGAATGAAAAACAAAATAAACGATTTGTACTATACCAGCGTCTAATAAAAAAGCACACCTCAACCAAGAAGTGTGCTTTTTTATGAAAATAAACTGTATCGTCCTGAAATAAGTTGACACAAAATAGTCAAACTTATGGAAAAGACAGGAAAAAGAGTTTATGTAAAGCGGACTCAAAAAGATTACAGTTTAGCCTTTAAACTACAATTAGTAGATGAAGTAGAAAAAGGGGACTTAACCTACAAGCAGGCACAATTGAAATATGGTATCCAGGGAAGAAGTACCGTATTGACTTGGTTACGAAAACATGGTAGATTGGATTGGAAAGAATCTGACCAGATGAAAAAGAAGGCCCCCAATAAGCAAATCAAAGAACTGGAGCGTAAACTAAAACGCCTGGAAGCCGAGAAAGAAATTCTCAATGCCGCTATTGACATAGCAGATGAGCTGTTTGATACAGAAATCAGAAAAAAGTATTTGCCCCTCTCAGAAGCCGCTTTCAAAGAGAAGGGGAACAAAGAAGATTTATCACAGTAAAAGGTATAGCTTCAACGTTAGGTTATAGTCGTCAGTATTTATACAAAATGCTCAAGCAGGAGTTGATACTCATTGACAGAAGAAAGGCTATCAAACAACTGGTAGATACACAAAGAAAGCAGCTTCCTAGATTAGGAGGAAAAAAGACTTACCATATTATAAAGCCGTTTATTGATCAGGCAGAACTCAAAGTTGGCCGGGATAAACTCTTCTCAATATTAAGGTTTTATGATATGCTTATTAAGCCCAGGCGCAGATATATTCAAACAACGATGTCTAAGCATTGGCTCAGGAAATATCCCAATATAGTGAAAGGGCTCATCATACATAGACCTGAGCAGGTATGGGTTAGTGACATCACATACATAAAAACAGATGAAGGAAACTGCTATTTAAATATGGTCACTGATGCCTACAGCAGAAAAATAATGGGCTACTCTATAGCAGACTCTATGGATACAGAATCCATGATAAAAGCGTTTGAAATGGGATTGAAAAATAGAAAGTATCCTGATTCAAAATTGATTCATCATTCTGACAGAGGGCTTCAGTATTGCAGTAAAGAATATGTAGCATTGTCAAATAGCAATGGAGTAAGCATAAGTATGACCGAACAATCTGACCCTTATGAAAATGCGTTAGCTGAAAGGATGAATAGAACGCTCAAAGAAGAATTTGGATTAGGTCAAAAAATAATAACCAGACAAGTAGCAAAAGAGCTTACTGAGCAAGCAATACAATTATATAATAACGTAAGACCTCATTTATCATTAAAAATGAAAACGCCAGAAATGGTGCATTAAACAAAAATCCCAGTTACTTTTGATAACTGGGATTAGTATTAAAATCTGTCAACCTATTTCAGGACGATTCAAACTATATATGATTACTACTCATCCTTTGTATCTCCAAAGAAGTACGTTAGACCAACAGTGAAACCATAATTTTTTGTAACAACATTACCTCTGTGTGCTTCCTGATCAGGATTAGAATAATGTGGTTCATTGTTGCTTAAGCCCATGTGATACTGGCCAGTAAATAATAACCCTTTCACCTGGTAACCGACACCGTAGTTAATACCCCAGTTAATCTGATTAAAGTATTTGTTAGTGCCGGTGTAGTTATCCGGCACATCACTTGTCTGTAATGTTCCTGATCTGTCTTCGCGGCGTCTCACACCAAAGAAACCAACAGCGCTGGAATCTGTATTTGATGTGTATTTACCTCCTAAACCAAGGCTGAATTGAGGAGCCACAAAGACGTTAATTTTACCCGGACCTGCTTCAAACGTAGCAACAAAGTTCAACGGAATAGAAAGATAATCATATCTGTTTTTTAATACCTTCGTGTTACCTTCATCATCGCCATATTGAGTATCACCTCCCATTATGTTATATAAAACTTCAGGTCTGATAGAAAAATAATCGGATGTTTTAAGGTTGATTGCCACACCGGCCTGGTAACCAACTTTAGCTGTTCTAGATTGAACACGAGTGTTAGAAAGGTCGCCTGAAAACTCATAACTTTCATAATTCACATTTAATCCGACCTTTGGTCCAATGGTTACCTGTGCTTGAAGAGCTGAAGCTGCCAGTAAAAGACATAAACTTGTGTATACTTTTTTCATGTTGTTTATTTTTAGTTTAGGTTGAAAACACTGCACATTCAGATATTAAAAGGTATCACACTATATCGTTTAATCATGTGATTCTCTTATATCATTTATATAACAGATCAAAGGTATAGATCCTATATCAGGCCTTTGTTGCATAATTTTTGAAAATCGTTATATGTTTTTATTGTTCGTTATTTAAAAAAGCATGGGTCCATTTATAAAACACCTGTTGTTTTAATTGTTTTTATTATCAAAAGAATTGATCTTTAGATACATGATTACTGAAAAAGAACAAATACGTATAAGTAAATTTTTAAGTCTTGTGTTAAGACATCAGCCGGAGTTAATCGGTCTGCAATTAAATGAACAAGGCTGGGCACATATAGAAACGCTGCTTGAAAAATCGGCTGCTTATGGCGTTTCCTTTGACAAGCAAACATTAAAGTACCTTGTTGCGACAAACTCAAAAAAACGCTTTGCCTTCAGCCCCGATGCAGAATACGTACGTGCAAGTCAGGGACATTCCGTAGATATTGAATTAGGGTACAAAAATCAAAAGCCGCCTGAAATTTTATATCATGGAACAGCAGAAAAATTTATGCAATCGATTTTGGAAACAGGTCTTGAAAAATGCCGCAGACAGCATGTACATTTAAGCAGCACTATTGAAACTGCCATCCATGTTGGCCAGCGCCACGGAAAACCAGTTGTATTTACAGTTCTTG
It encodes the following:
- a CDS encoding RNA 2'-phosphotransferase translates to MITEKEQIRISKFLSLVLRHQPELIGLQLNEQGWAHIETLLEKSAAYGVSFDKQTLKYLVATNSKKRFAFSPDAEYVRASQGHSVDIELGYKNQKPPEILYHGTAEKFMQSILETGLEKCRRQHVHLSSTIETAIHVGQRHGKPVVFTVLAQQMYANDFSFYLSDNGVWLTDHVPVIYLTINP
- a CDS encoding IS3 family transposase gives rise to the protein MASTLGYSRQYLYKMLKQELILIDRRKAIKQLVDTQRKQLPRLGGKKTYHIIKPFIDQAELKVGRDKLFSILRFYDMLIKPRRRYIQTTMSKHWLRKYPNIVKGLIIHRPEQVWVSDITYIKTDEGNCYLNMVTDAYSRKIMGYSIADSMDTESMIKAFEMGLKNRKYPDSKLIHHSDRGLQYCSKEYVALSNSNGVSISMTEQSDPYENALAERMNRTLKEEFGLGQKIITRQVAKELTEQAIQLYNNVRPHLSLKMKTPEMVH
- a CDS encoding outer membrane beta-barrel protein; translation: MKKVYTSLCLLLAASALQAQVTIGPKVGLNVNYESYEFSGDLSNTRVQSRTAKVGYQAGVAINLKTSDYFSIRPEVLYNIMGGDTQYGDDEGNTKVLKNRYDYLSIPLNFVATFEAGPGKINVFVAPQFSLGLGGKYTSNTDSSAVGFFGVRRREDRSGTLQTSDVPDNYTGTNKYFNQINWGINYGVGYQVKGLLFTGQYHMGLSNNEPHYSNPDQEAHRGNVVTKNYGFTVGLTYFFGDTKDE
- a CDS encoding IS3 family transposase translates to MEKTGKRVYVKRTQKDYSLAFKLQLVDEVEKGDLTYKQAQLKYGIQGRSTVLTWLRKHGRLDWKESDQMKKKAPNKQIKELERKLKRLEAEKEILNAAIDIADELFDTEIRKKYLPLSEAAFKEKGNKEDLSQ